In one Gopherus evgoodei ecotype Sinaloan lineage chromosome 1, rGopEvg1_v1.p, whole genome shotgun sequence genomic region, the following are encoded:
- the A4GALT gene encoding lactosylceramide 4-alpha-galactosyltransferase isoform X2, which yields MYKMPICVLQLSRVVMNHKLWAVFIITFKFMSFVSIMFYWKITEDAKGKNLLYGLPLEVKCPRSVPSPPPGVSGRPPPPPGDIFFVETSEKTNPSFLFTCSVESAARAHPETKVVILMKGLANRNFTLPKHWGFSLLRCFPNVEIRPLDLNDLFSGTPLADWYLVAQHRWEPYFLPILSDACRIAIMWKFGGIYLDTDFIVLKNLKNLTNVLGTQSKYVLNGAFLSFEAKHKFIELCMQDYVDNYNGWIWGHQGPQLLTRVFKKWCSIRSLRSSKSCKGVSALPREAFYPIRWQDWKKYFEVVSSSELHRLFKNTYAVHIWNKKSQGTRFEITSKALLAQLHSHYCPSTYGIMKKYF from the coding sequence ATGTACAAAATGCCCATCTGCGTGCTACAGCTAAGCAGGGTGGTGATGAACCATAAGCTCTGGGCTGTGTTTATCATTACCTTCAAGTTCATGTCCTTTGTCTCCATAATGTTTTACTGGAAAATCACCGAGGACGCCAAAGGCAAGAATCTGCTCTATGGGTTGCCTCTGGAAGTCAAATGTCCTCGATCTGTGCCTTCTCCTCCACCAGGTGTATCTGGCAGGCCACCTCCACCGCCTGGGGATATATTTTTTGTGGAGACCTCAGAAAAAACCAACCCAAGTTTTCTCTTTACGTGCTCTGTCGAATCAGCAGCCAGGGCTCATCCTGAGACCAAAGTTGTCATCCTTATGAAGGGCTTGGCAAACAGAAATTTCACTCTTCCAAAACACTGGGGCTTCTCCCTGCTGAGATGCTTCCCCAATGTGGAAATCCGGCCACTGGACTTGAATGACCTTTTCTCTGGTACCCCTCTAGCTGACTGGTATTTGGTGGCCCAGCACAGATGGGAGCCTTATTTCTTACCCATACTTTCTGATGCCTGTAGAATTGCTATCATGTGGAAATTTGGGGGTATCTACTTAGACACAGACTTCATAGTCCTTAAGAACTTAAAGAACCTCACTAATGTTCTTGGAACCCAGTCCAAATATGTATTGAATGGGGCTTTTCTCTCTTTTGAAGCCAAACACAAGTTCATAGAGCTTTGCATGCAGGACTATGTGGATAATTACAATGGCTGGATCTGGGGGCACCAGGGCCCACAGCTTTTAACCCGTGTTTTCAAAAAATGGTGCTCTATCAGGAGTCTCCGGAGCAGTAAAAGCTGTAAAGGAGTCAGTGCTCTTCCCAGAGAAGCCTTTTATCCCATCCGCTGGCAGGACTGGAAGAAGTACTTTGAAGTGGTCAGCTCCTCAGAGCTTCACAGACTGTTCAAGAACACCTATGCAGTGCATATTTGGAATAAAAAGAGTCAAGGGACAAGATTTGAGATCACCTCAAAAGCTTTGCTGGCTCAGCTGCATTCCCATTACTGCCCTTCAACATACGGGATAATGAAGAAGTATTTTTGA
- the A4GALT gene encoding lactosylceramide 4-alpha-galactosyltransferase isoform X1 has protein sequence MTSSSRSPYFLLEEQGPGVEAKMYKMPICVLQLSRVVMNHKLWAVFIITFKFMSFVSIMFYWKITEDAKGKNLLYGLPLEVKCPRSVPSPPPGVSGRPPPPPGDIFFVETSEKTNPSFLFTCSVESAARAHPETKVVILMKGLANRNFTLPKHWGFSLLRCFPNVEIRPLDLNDLFSGTPLADWYLVAQHRWEPYFLPILSDACRIAIMWKFGGIYLDTDFIVLKNLKNLTNVLGTQSKYVLNGAFLSFEAKHKFIELCMQDYVDNYNGWIWGHQGPQLLTRVFKKWCSIRSLRSSKSCKGVSALPREAFYPIRWQDWKKYFEVVSSSELHRLFKNTYAVHIWNKKSQGTRFEITSKALLAQLHSHYCPSTYGIMKKYF, from the coding sequence atcaccttattttttattggaaGAACAAGGCCCTGGAGTAGAGGCAAAAATGTACAAAATGCCCATCTGCGTGCTACAGCTAAGCAGGGTGGTGATGAACCATAAGCTCTGGGCTGTGTTTATCATTACCTTCAAGTTCATGTCCTTTGTCTCCATAATGTTTTACTGGAAAATCACCGAGGACGCCAAAGGCAAGAATCTGCTCTATGGGTTGCCTCTGGAAGTCAAATGTCCTCGATCTGTGCCTTCTCCTCCACCAGGTGTATCTGGCAGGCCACCTCCACCGCCTGGGGATATATTTTTTGTGGAGACCTCAGAAAAAACCAACCCAAGTTTTCTCTTTACGTGCTCTGTCGAATCAGCAGCCAGGGCTCATCCTGAGACCAAAGTTGTCATCCTTATGAAGGGCTTGGCAAACAGAAATTTCACTCTTCCAAAACACTGGGGCTTCTCCCTGCTGAGATGCTTCCCCAATGTGGAAATCCGGCCACTGGACTTGAATGACCTTTTCTCTGGTACCCCTCTAGCTGACTGGTATTTGGTGGCCCAGCACAGATGGGAGCCTTATTTCTTACCCATACTTTCTGATGCCTGTAGAATTGCTATCATGTGGAAATTTGGGGGTATCTACTTAGACACAGACTTCATAGTCCTTAAGAACTTAAAGAACCTCACTAATGTTCTTGGAACCCAGTCCAAATATGTATTGAATGGGGCTTTTCTCTCTTTTGAAGCCAAACACAAGTTCATAGAGCTTTGCATGCAGGACTATGTGGATAATTACAATGGCTGGATCTGGGGGCACCAGGGCCCACAGCTTTTAACCCGTGTTTTCAAAAAATGGTGCTCTATCAGGAGTCTCCGGAGCAGTAAAAGCTGTAAAGGAGTCAGTGCTCTTCCCAGAGAAGCCTTTTATCCCATCCGCTGGCAGGACTGGAAGAAGTACTTTGAAGTGGTCAGCTCCTCAGAGCTTCACAGACTGTTCAAGAACACCTATGCAGTGCATATTTGGAATAAAAAGAGTCAAGGGACAAGATTTGAGATCACCTCAAAAGCTTTGCTGGCTCAGCTGCATTCCCATTACTGCCCTTCAACATACGGGATAATGAAGAAGTATTTTTGA